One genomic segment of Brachionichthys hirsutus isolate HB-005 chromosome 13, CSIRO-AGI_Bhir_v1, whole genome shotgun sequence includes these proteins:
- the LOC137903495 gene encoding glutathione S-transferase A-like — protein MAEDMTLLWGSGSCPCWRVMIALEEKGLQGCNKKLLSFDNKEHKSEEVLAINPRGQLPAFKHGDVRVNESYAACLYLESQFKVQGSKQLIPDEPAEKARMYQRMFEGMNLYDKLNAFIYYNWAVPEGERHDSALKRNGETLAAELKLWENYLETLGADAHLAGPAFSLADVIVFPTVATLFRFGLSAERYPNLGTYHALLKERPSIKASWPPHWLENPKGQDALKDI, from the exons ATGGCCGAAGACATGACTCTGCTCTGGGGCTCCGGCTCTTGTCCCTGCTGGAGGGTGATGATCGCTCTGGAGGAGAAAGGCCTGCAGGGCTGCAACAAAAAGCTGCTTTCCTTTGACAACAAGGAGCACAAGTCCGAAGAAGTGTTGGCTATCAATCCAAGAGGACAG CTTCCGGCTTTCAAACATGGAGACGTCAGAGTGAATGAGTCCTACGCCGCCTGCTTGTACCTGGAG AGTCAATTTAAGGTCCAGGGAAGCAAACAGCTGATTCCAGATGAGCCTGCAGAAAAAGCGAGAATGTACCAACGCATGTTCGAGGGGATGAACTTGTACGACAAACTCA ATGCGTTTATCTACTATAACTGGGCTGTCCCTGAAGGGGAGAGGCACGACTCGGCTCTGAAGAGAAACGGGGAGACTCTGGCTGCTGAATTGAAGCTCTGGGAGAATTACCTCGAGACG CTTGGGGCGGACGCTCACCTGGCAGGACCGGCCTTTTCATTGGCAGATGTGATTGTTTTTCCGACGGTCGCAACTCTTTTCAGATTTGG GTTGTCTGCCGAGCGTTACCCCAACCTGGGAACATATCACGCTTTGCTGAAGGAGCGGCCCAGCATCAAAGCGTCCTGGCCTCCTCATTGGCTGGAGAACCCCAAGGGACAGGACGCACTCAAAGACATCTGA
- the LOC137903270 gene encoding glutathione S-transferase A-like, whose translation MAKDMTLLWGSGSPPCWRVMIALEEKKLQGYHQKELSFEKLEHKSGEVMALNCRGQLPAFKHGDKILNESMAACFYLESEFKSQGTKLCTDNPKAHALMLQRIMECNNLSQKSGDVIYYKWKVPEGERHDSALKRNKEALTAEVKLWERYLKEAPGDFLAGCTFSLADVIVYPTIGYLFRLGLCEKKYPNLAKYYNALKSRPSIEATWPPSWLKDPKGGDVLKDI comes from the exons ATGGCGAAGGATATGACTCTTCTGTGGGGCTCTGGCTCCCCACCCTGCTGGAGGGTGATGATCGCCTTGGAGGAGAAAAAGCTGCAGGGCTACCACCAGAAGGAGCTCTCTTTTGAAAAGCTCGAGCACAAGTCGGGAGAAGTCATGGCTCTGAATTGCAGAGGACAG CTGCCCGCTTTCAAACATGGTGATAAAATCCTGAACGAGTCCATGGCTGCCTGCTTCTACCTGGAG AGCGAGTTCAAGTCCCAGGGAACCAAACTGTGCACAGATAACCCTAAGGCGCATGCGCTGATGTTACAGCGCATAATGGAGTGCAACAATCTCAGCCAGAAGAGTG GGGATGTGATCTACTACAAATGGAAAGTTCCAGAGGGGGAGAGACATGACAGCGCTctgaagagaaacaaagaagcTCTGACTGCTGAAGTCAAGCTCTGGGAAAGATACCTGAAGGAG GCTCCAGGTGATTTCCTGGCAGGATGTACCTTCTCACTGGCTGATGTGATTGTTTATCCAACCATCGGCTATCTCTTCCGTCTGGG GTTATGTGAGAAGAAATACCCAAACCTGGCTAAGTACTATAATGCTCTGAAGAGCAGACCCAGCATCGAGGCCACCTGGCCTCCAAGCTGGTTGAAAGACCCTAAAGGAGGAGACGTATTGAAAGACATCTGA